The Nicotiana tabacum cultivar K326 chromosome 14, ASM71507v2, whole genome shotgun sequence genome contains a region encoding:
- the LOC107784560 gene encoding monosaccharide-sensing protein 2, protein MSGAVLIALAAAIGNLLQGWDNATIAGSVLYIKKEFNLQTQPTMEGLIVAMSLIGATVITTFSGPVSDMLGRRPMLIISSVLYFLSGLVMLWSPNVYVLLLARLLDGFGIGLAVTLVPVYISETAPPEIRGQLNTFPQFTGCVGMFLSYCMVFGMSLTPSPSWRLMLGVLSIPSLAYFFFTLFYLPESPRWLVSKGRMKEAKQVLQRLRGREDVSGEMALLIEGLGVGGEVSIEEYIIGPDSELVDNQDEKDQIKLYGAEEGLSWIAKPVTGQSTLGLASRHGSMANQSMLMDPLVTLFGSVHEKLPEMGSMRSMLFSNVGSMFNITENQEKHEQWDEESQKDDEHHMSDGSGAESDDNLRSPLLSRQGTNAETNMGPPTSLSMRQGSNLVHANGEQASMGIGGGWQLAYRKDEKKEGALKRIYLHEEGGAGSRRGSIISLPGDAHAEGEFIHAAALVSQSVLRAESLLGQQSIEEAVETQSDAVTKRPGWKALFEPGVKHALIVGVGIQILQQFSGINGVLYYTPQILEQAGVGILLSNLGIGSDSASLLISAVTTLLMLPSIVVAMRLMDFAGRRWLLLATLPVLLASLIVLVIGNVISMGAVMHAVISTISVVVYFCTFVMGFGPIPNILCSEIFPTSVRGICIAICALTFWFGDIIVTYSLPVMLTSIGLGGVFGIYAVVCALAWVFVYLKVPETKGMPLEVITEFFAVGAKQAARE, encoded by the exons ATGAGTGGAGCTGTGCTAATTGCACTTGCTGCAGCTATTGGCAACTTATTGCAAGGATGGGACAATGCGACAATCGCAG GATCTGTTCTTTACATCAAGAAGGAATTTAATTTGCAAACACAGCCAACAATGGAAGGGCTAATTGTTGCGATGTCTCTAATTGGAGCAACAGTGATCACAACATTCTCTGGACCTGTATCGGACATGCTTGGGAGACGTCCGATGCTGATAATTTCATCAGTACTTTATTTCCTTAGCGGATTAGTGATGTTATGGTCTCCAAATGTTTATGTGTTGCTTTTAGCAAGGCTCTTGGATGGATTTGGAATTGGTCTTGCGGTGACACTTGTTCCCGTCTATATATCTGAGACTGCCCCGCCAGAAATAAGAGGGCAATTGAATACCTTTCCGCAGTTCACTGGATGTGTTGGAATGTTTTTGTCATACTGCATGGTTTTCGGAATGTCATTGACGCCGTCGCCAAGTTGGAGGCTAATGCTTGGGGTTCTCTCGATTCCTTCTCTTGCTTATTTCTTTTTTACGTTGTTTTACTTGCCCGAATCTCCAAGGTGGCTGGTCAGCAAAGGTCGAATGAAAGAGGCTAAACAAGTTTTACAGAGGTTACGTGGCAGGGAAGATGTCTCAG GAGAAATGGCCTTGCTAATTGAGGGTTTAGGTGTTGGAGGTGAAGTATCTATAGAAGAATATATAATTGGTCCAGACAGTGAACTTGTCGACAACCAGGATGAGAAAGATCAAATCAAGTTATATGGAGCCGAAGAGGGTCTTTCATGGATAGCCAAACCTGTGACTGGACAAAGTACTCTTGGTCTGGCTTCACGTCACGGGAGTATGGCAAACCAAAGCATGCTTATGGATCCGTTGGTCACTCTATTTGGCAGTGTTCATGAGAAGCTTCCGGAGATGGGAAGCATGCGAAGCATGCTCTTTTCAAATGTTGGCAGCATGTTCAATATAACGGAGAATCAAGAGAAACATGAACAATGGGATGAAGAAAGCCAAAAGGACGACGAACATCATATGTCCGATGGTTCTGGGGCCGAATCCGATGATAATCTGAGAAGCCCGTTGCTCTCACGTCAAGGTACAAATGCTGAAACAAATATGGGGCCTCCAACCTCATTAAGCATGAGACAAGGTAGCAATCTCGTGCACGCAAATGGCGAGCAAGCGAGCATGGGTATTGGCGGTGGTTGGCAGCTAGCGTACAGAAAAGATGAGAAAAAGGAAGGAGCACTCAAAAGGATTTATTTACATGAAGAAGGAGGCGCTGGATCACGACGTGGATCCATTATTTCCCTTCCAGGTGATGCTCATGCTGAAGGCGAATTCATACATGCAGCTGCTTTAGTGAGTCAGTCTGTTCTTCGAGCAGAGAGCCTCTTGGGTCAACAGTCTATAGAAGAAGCAGTAGAGACACAATCTGACGCTGTTACAAAGAGGCCAGGCTGGAAAGCACTATTTGAGCCAGGAGTTAAGCATGCATTGATTGTCGGAGTTGGAATTCAAATACTTCAGCAG TTTTCCGGAATCAACGGGGTTCTGTATTACACTCCTCAAATTCTTGAACAAGCAGGAGTAGGAATTCTGCTATCAAATTTGGGCATCGGTTCTGACTCTGCGTCTCTCCTCATAAGTGCTGTCACAACTTTGTTAATGCTTCCCAGCATTGTTGTTGCGATGAGACTAATGGACTTTGCTGGCAGAAG GTGGCTTTTGCTGGCAACTTTGCCTGTCTTGTTAGCGTCACTTATCGTACTTGTCATTGGCAATGTTATTAGCATGGGCGCCGTCATGCATGCTGTGATCTCCACCATTAGTGTTGTGGTCTACTTCTGCACTTTTGTCATGGGCTTTGGTCCAATCCCAAATATCCTCTGCTCAGAGATATTCCCCACTAGCGTTCGTGGAATCTGCATTGCAATATGTGCTCTTACATTTTGGTTTGGAGACATCATTGTCACCTACTCGCTCCCCGTTATGCTTACCTCCATTGGACTTGGTGGCGTCTTTGGCATCTACGCTGTTGTGTGTGCTTTGGCTTGGGTCTTCGTTTACTTGAAGGTTCCTGAAACAAAGGGCATGCCACTTGAAGTCATAACAGAATTCTTCGCCGTTGGAGCTAAGCAAGCTGCAAGAGAATAA
- the LOC107784559 gene encoding uncharacterized protein LOC107784559, with amino-acid sequence MDQQQQQNPPTVDDKSLENKPGIIILGSPNVGKRTLLSRLLSIDSEDAFDSSSDILAYPWTINTKYYNADVSIWVAHLHEDFSIGALPAFDHLIALVLVFDISDLSSFVALKDWVSRTDILTFEILLCIGNKLDLLPGHSAHVEYRRRLLKSADSSGRPYIELDSGISETEGSSLLGDDDTSLEYKKSCLDWCLEHNIEYVEACASNVDFDKCLSVDGDSQGVERLFGALSAYMWPGMILKSGDRITEPSLPEPQELSDEESDFELEYEILSAGSADPWDDTDLGWVSADVPGETSGTKESVPSGKSGTELIGREMLPSSSASQLEGESERKEMPRVDAADDEPEDDKGTTFDFENLEQLMSEIGNVRDSLRLMPDFQRREMAANLAMKMAAMFGDSSGDEGGFD; translated from the exons ATGGATCAACAACAGCAGCAGAACCCTCCAACAGTTGACGATAAATCGCTTGAAAATAAACCCGGAATCATAATTCTTGGATCTCCCAACGTCGGCAAACGTACCCTTCTCTCCC GACTACTTTCAATTGATTCTGAAGACGCCTTTGATTCATCTTCTGACATCCTAGCCTATCC GTGGACAATCAACACGAAGTATTATAATGCTGATGTTTCTATTTGGGTGGCCCATCTTCATGAGGACTTCTCCATTGGAGCTTTGCCAGCATTTGACCACCTTATTGCATTGGTGTTGGTCTTCGATATTAGTGAT CTCTCATCTTTTGTTGCGCTGAAAGATTGGGTTTCCCGCACCGACATCCTTACGTTTGAGATTTTGTTGTGCATTGGCAACAAATTGGACCTTCTTCCTGGTCATTCAGCTCATGTTGAATACAGACGACGCCTGTTAAAAAGTGCAGACTCCTCAGGTAGACCTTATATAGAATTGGACTCTGGAATTTCTGAAACAGAAGGAAGCAGCTTATTAGGAGATGATGATACATCATTGGAGTATAAGAAGTCCTGCTTAGATTGGTGCCTCGAACACAACATAGAATATGTTGAAGCCTGTGCATCAAATGTTGATTTTGACAAAT GTCTTTCTGTGGATGGTGATTCTCAGGGCGTTGAACGGCTCTTTGGGGCACTTTCAGCTTATATGTGGCCTGGAATGATCTTGAAGTCTGGTGATAGGATTACTGAACCTTCATTACCTGAACCGCAAG AATTGTCAGATGAAGAATCTGATTTTGAACTTGAATACGAAATCTTATCTGCTGGCTCAGCCGATCCCTGGGATGACACAGATTTAGGATGGGTATCTGCAGATGTTCCCGGTGAAACCAGTGGAACAAAGGAATCAGTTCCCAGTGGAAAGAGTGGAACCGAGTTAATCGGACGAGAAATGCTACCGTCATCATCTGCATCTCAACTGGAAGGAGAaagtgaaagaaaagaaatgCCCAGAGTAGATGCAGCTGATGATGAACCAGAGGATGATAAAGGAACAACATTTGATTTTGAGAATTTAGAGCAGTTAATGTCCGAGATAGGGAATGTTCGAGACAGCTTGAGGTTAATGCCAGACTTCCAAAGGAGGGAAATGGCTGCAAACTTGGCAATGAAAATGGCGGCCATGTTTGGTGATAGCAGTGGAGATGAAGGAGGATTTGATTGA
- the LOC107784558 gene encoding RING-H2 finger protein ATL8-like, producing MTRPPRFLLTTTNSSSTPPPPPNPAAMEAEAEPPYSVTAESDFVVILAALLCAVICVSGLIVVARCTWLRRDTPEIPPPANKGLKKKVLKSLPKYKYDPSSTGAGNSALPVTAECAICLVEYVQGDEIRVLPHCGHVFHLQCVDTWLASHASCPSCRQILVGSRSRCRKCGELPPFSGDSNCGSITTPAESRSCHISSSTS from the coding sequence ATGACTCGACCACCTAGATTTCTATTAACCACCACCAACTCTTCCTCCACTCCACCGCCGCCGCCAAATCCCGCTGCGATGGAAGCGGAGGCTGAGCCACCGTATTCGGTGACAGCAGAATCCGATTTCGTCGTCATCTTAGCTGCTTTACTTTGTGCAGTAATCTGTGTCTCAGGTCTCATTGTAGTAGCTCGTTGCACTTGGCTCCGGCGTGATACGCCGGAAATTCCGCCGCCGGCGAATAAAGGCTTGAAGAAGAAAGTTTTAAAGTCCTTGCCGAAGTACAAGTACGATCCTTCTTCTACAGGCGCGGGGAACAGTGCGCTGCCGGTCACGGCGGAGTGCGCGATTTGTCTGGTGGAGTACGTTCAGGGAGATGAAATTCGCGTGCTGCCGCATTGCGGTCACGTGTTCCACCTCCAGTGTGTGGACACGTGGCTTGCATCTCACGCGTCGTGCCCGTCATGCCGGCAGATTCTCGTCGGTTCTCGTTCTCGGTGCCGGAAGTGCGGCGAACTTCCTCCATTTTCCGGCGACTCCAACTGTGGTTCAATTACAACGCCGGCGGAATCTCGCTCTTGTCATATATCTTCCAGTACAAGCTAA